Genomic window (Streptosporangium brasiliense):
CGACGGCCGGGGACCCGGCGGCTCCGGCTCCGGCAACGGCCTGCGCGGCCTGGCCGAACGGGCGGTGGCCCTGGGCGGGACGCTGGAGACGAGCGCCGGGGACGGCTTCCTGCTGAGGGTGACGATTCCATGATCAGAATACTGCTGGCCGAGGACCAGGGCATGATGCGCGGCGCACTGGCCATGCTCCTGGAGCTGGAGGAGGACATCGAGGTGGCGGCCACGGTCGGCACGGGGGACGAGGTCGTCCCCGCCGCGCTGCGGACACGTCCCGACGTGGCGCTGCTGGACATCGAGATGCCGGGGATCAGCGGCCTGGACGCCGCCGCCGAGCTGCGGGACCGGCTGCCCGGCTGCCGGGTGCTGATCCTGACCACGTTCGGCAGGCCCGGTTACCTGCGCCGGGCGATGGAGGCCGGGGCAGCCGGGTTCCTGGTCAAGGACGGGCCGGTCGAGGAGCTGGCCACGGCGGTCCGCCGGGTCCTGGCGGGCGAGAAGGTGATCGACCCCGCCCTGGCGGCGGCCGCGCTGAGCACCGGCGCCAACCCCCTGACCGGCCGGGAACGGGACGTGCTGGCCGCCGCGGCCGATGGCGCGACGATCGCCGACATCTCGCTCCGGCTCCACCTGGCGGAGAGCACGGTCCGCAACCACCTGTCCGCCGCGATCGGCAAGACCGGCACCCGCAACCGCATCGAGGCCGCCCGCAGCGCCCGGCACAACGGCTGGCTGTAGGCCGCCGCCGCGGTCATCCGGCTGGGGCTCAGGGCTCCGCCGGCTCCCACACGGGCCCCTCGGCCCAGTCGCGGATCGCCTGGAAGGTCCGCTCCGCGATCAGCTCCTGGCCGGCTGCGTTGGGATGGAAGAAGTCCCATTTGCTGACGTGGCTCAGCGTGAACGGGGCGGTGAAGACGGCGTTGCCGTCGAACCTGCAGGTCGGGCCGTAGGCGGCGCAGATCCTGGCCAGGGCGGCGTTGTAGGCGGCGACCCTGTCGTGCACCCGCTGGCGGCGGGCCCGGTCGGCCGGGGCGGTCGAAGTGGGCTTGGCCAGCATGGTGGGGCAGATCCGGCCGATCGCCCAGAATCCGCGTGCCACCAGGTTGTCCTTGCCCACGCGCCACAACCGCTTGAGGTCGGGGACGCTGGCCAGGAACACCCTGCCCGCGGGCCGCCCCTCCCGGAACCGCTGCAGCGCCGCGGCCACCCGGCTCTGGTAGAGCGCCACCGGGGTCATCCGCTGCTCGTCGGACATGCACGCGTCCTGGGCGCCGACCAGGACCGTCACGTAGTCGGCGCGCGCGGCGACGGCCCTGGCCATCTGCCCGGGGAGGTCGGCGCTGGTCGCGCCGGGGACGGCGAGGTTCACGTTGTGCCCGGCGATGCCGTCGTCCAGGCTCCGGAGCCTGGTGTAGTGGCTCTGGACGGACCGGCTGTCACCCGAGGACCAGGAGCGGTCGAGGCAGGGGACGTACCAGCCGCAGGCGTTGAACCCGGCGCTGATCGAGTCTCCGACCGCGGCCATCACCACCGGGTGCCACGGCTCGGCGGCGAGCGCCGCCGGAGGGATCGCCCAGGTGACCGTGGACACCACGATCCCTGTGAATGCGGTCACAGTCTTGCAGGCCATGGCACCTCCGGCTGAGAGATCGGGTCTGCATCGGATGTATCACCGCAGGACAGCGCGGTGCCCTCCATTGACCGAGTGCCTTGGCTTTCTTGACAGAGCGTGGCGGGCGTGCAGAGTGGGGGACACCCGCCGAACACGTTCAGTTTCCCGCATAGAGTGTTCCGGGTGAGTGTCGCGCTCGGATTGAACCGTCCCCTCGTGGTGAGAACCACCCTCGTCGGCGACCCCGGCGACCTGCTCGCGCGACTTCCCGAGGCCGCCCCCTATGCCTGGATCAGGCACGGTGAGGGTCTGGTGGCCTGGGGAGAGGCCGCACGTGTGGCTGTGCCACCCGGCCCCAGGCGTTTCGAGTGGGCTCGCGACTGGCTGTCGGCCACCTTCGGCGAGGCCCACGTCGACGACGACGTGGGCGCCCCCGGCTCGGGCCCGCTCGCCTTCGGCTCGTTCACCTTCGACCCGGACGCCCCGGGCTCGGTCCTCGTCGTGCCGCAGGTCGTCCTCGCCCGCCGCGAGGGCCGCGCCTGGCTGACCACCCTCGGCGAGGAGCGGCTCGACCTGGTCGCCCCGCTCCGCGACCCCGGCAGGATCCGCTACGGCGACGGCAGCCTGACCGCTCCCGAGTGGGAGCACGCCGTGGCGCGGGCCGTCCGGCAGATCAGGTCGGGGCGCCTGGAGAAGGCCGTGCTCGCCCGTGACCTGACCGCCACGGCCGAGCGGGAGATCGACGTCCGCCTGCTGCTGTCGCGCCTGGCCGCCCGCTATCCCGGCTGCTACACCTTCTCCTGCGCCGGGCTGGTCGGCGCCACCCCCGAGCTGCTGGTCCGGCGCACCGGTGAGACGGTCGACTCCCTGGTGCTGGCCGGCACGGTCTCCAGGGGCACCGACGAGGCCGACGACATGGCGCGGGGCGCCGCCCTGTTCGCCTCCGACAAGGACCGCTACGAGCACACCTGCGCGGTGGAGTCGGTCCGGGAGGCACTGGCCCCGCTCTGCTCGGAGCTGAAGGTGCCCGAGGAGCCCGAGCTCCTGGTCCTGTCCAACGTCCAGCACCTGGCCAGCCCGGTGACCGGGC
Coding sequences:
- a CDS encoding response regulator transcription factor, which translates into the protein MIRILLAEDQGMMRGALAMLLELEEDIEVAATVGTGDEVVPAALRTRPDVALLDIEMPGISGLDAAAELRDRLPGCRVLILTTFGRPGYLRRAMEAGAAGFLVKDGPVEELATAVRRVLAGEKVIDPALAAAALSTGANPLTGRERDVLAAAADGATIADISLRLHLAESTVRNHLSAAIGKTGTRNRIEAARSARHNGWL
- a CDS encoding SGNH/GDSL hydrolase family protein, encoding MTAFTGIVVSTVTWAIPPAALAAEPWHPVVMAAVGDSISAGFNACGWYVPCLDRSWSSGDSRSVQSHYTRLRSLDDGIAGHNVNLAVPGATSADLPGQMARAVAARADYVTVLVGAQDACMSDEQRMTPVALYQSRVAAALQRFREGRPAGRVFLASVPDLKRLWRVGKDNLVARGFWAIGRICPTMLAKPTSTAPADRARRQRVHDRVAAYNAALARICAAYGPTCRFDGNAVFTAPFTLSHVSKWDFFHPNAAGQELIAERTFQAIRDWAEGPVWEPAEP
- a CDS encoding isochorismate synthase, translating into MSVALGLNRPLVVRTTLVGDPGDLLARLPEAAPYAWIRHGEGLVAWGEAARVAVPPGPRRFEWARDWLSATFGEAHVDDDVGAPGSGPLAFGSFTFDPDAPGSVLVVPQVVLARREGRAWLTTLGEERLDLVAPLRDPGRIRYGDGSLTAPEWEHAVARAVRQIRSGRLEKAVLARDLTATAEREIDVRLLLSRLAARYPGCYTFSCAGLVGATPELLVRRTGETVDSLVLAGTVSRGTDEADDMARGAALFASDKDRYEHTCAVESVREALAPLCSELKVPEEPELLVLSNVQHLASPVTGRLSAGTSVLDVVAAMHPTAAVGGTPTGTALDVIRELEGMDRAGYAGPVGWIDARGDGEWGIALRCAQIEGRRARLFAGCGIMGDSVPAAELAEAQAKLRVMQYALEG